From a region of the Bradyrhizobium sp. KBS0727 genome:
- a CDS encoding tripartite tricarboxylate transporter substrate binding protein: MIALSKPCRLATAAISLTLALTAAASAQAPYPNHNITLVLPFAAGSGTDTTTRLIGKELGVALGVNTVIDNKAGANGSIAASYVARSAPDGYTLFVTTNTTHSANPYLLKTMSYDPVKDFTPIARTGDLPFMLVINPEIPANSVAELIALAKKEPGKYSYASGSSSAIVSGATFARLAGIDLLHVPYKSSPPALTDVIAGRVSMMFVDVPTGLPHVNGKALKALAVTTKQRSALLPQLPTMDDTVKGFDITSWQGYLGPANMPKDIVVKLNAEIRKIVERPDIKSQLAERGMEAFSGPPEEFDAFLKEQLVLWEKLITAAGIEKQ; this comes from the coding sequence ATGATCGCATTGTCGAAACCGTGCCGGCTCGCCACGGCTGCCATTTCGCTGACGCTGGCGTTGACCGCTGCGGCTTCCGCGCAGGCGCCGTATCCGAACCACAACATCACGCTGGTGCTGCCGTTCGCCGCCGGCAGCGGCACCGACACCACCACCCGCCTGATCGGCAAGGAACTCGGCGTGGCGCTCGGCGTCAACACGGTGATCGACAACAAGGCCGGCGCCAACGGCTCGATCGCGGCGAGCTATGTCGCCCGCTCGGCGCCCGACGGCTACACGCTGTTCGTGACCACCAACACGACGCATTCGGCCAACCCGTATTTGCTGAAGACCATGAGCTACGACCCGGTCAAGGATTTCACCCCGATCGCGCGGACCGGCGACCTGCCCTTCATGCTGGTGATCAATCCGGAAATTCCGGCCAATTCGGTCGCCGAATTGATCGCGCTGGCGAAGAAGGAGCCGGGCAAATATTCGTATGCCAGCGGCAGCTCGTCGGCGATCGTCTCGGGCGCGACGTTCGCCCGTCTCGCCGGCATCGACCTCTTGCACGTTCCCTACAAGAGCTCGCCGCCGGCTTTGACCGACGTGATCGCGGGGCGCGTCTCGATGATGTTCGTCGACGTTCCGACCGGCCTGCCGCACGTCAACGGCAAGGCGCTGAAGGCGCTTGCGGTCACCACCAAGCAGCGCTCGGCGCTGCTGCCGCAACTTCCGACCATGGACGACACCGTGAAGGGTTTTGATATCACCTCGTGGCAGGGCTATCTCGGCCCAGCCAACATGCCCAAGGATATCGTCGTCAAGCTGAACGCCGAAATCCGCAAGATCGTCGAGCGGCCGGACATCAAGAGCCAGCTCGCCGAGCGCGGCATGGAAGCCTTTTCGGGCCCGCCGGAGGAGTTCGACGCATTCCTGAAGGAGCAGCTGGTGCTGTGGGAGAAGCTGATTACGGCGGCGGGGATTGAGAAACAGTAA
- a CDS encoding DUF1330 domain-containing protein — translation MGVDLLNVRGLEAMEPGAPVVMVNLVRFRERSLDGDGSGWDAYLRYSALTVPMIKARGGTLLWTGDAKAVALGVEAGNQWDYLALVYYPTVSAFIDMMTSADYETRCDPHRTNGCAEHVIIATKEAYSKFKVG, via the coding sequence ATGGGCGTGGACCTGTTGAATGTCAGGGGTCTCGAGGCGATGGAGCCTGGGGCGCCGGTCGTGATGGTGAACCTGGTGCGGTTTCGCGAGCGTTCGCTCGACGGTGACGGTTCGGGCTGGGATGCGTATCTGCGTTACAGTGCACTGACCGTGCCGATGATCAAGGCGCGCGGCGGCACGTTGCTGTGGACCGGCGATGCCAAGGCGGTCGCGCTCGGCGTTGAGGCCGGCAACCAGTGGGACTATCTGGCGCTGGTGTATTACCCGACCGTATCGGCCTTCATCGACATGATGACATCGGCGGATTACGAAACCCGCTGCGACCCGCACCGCACCAACGGCTGCGCCGAGCATGTGATCATCGCGACCAAGGAAGCCTACAGCAAGTTCAAGGTGGGGTGA
- a CDS encoding alpha-hydroxy acid oxidase, protein MPRSLKKYLALDDFEATARRRIPKFLYGYISGGAETDAAVRDNRKAFDEYGFVPRVLNDVSGRDQTATLFGKSYASPFGIPPMGSSALCAYRGDIVLAKAARETNVPMILSASSLITLEDVRRANQDAWYQAYLAGVPERIEPLVDRVAAAGYDTFVVTADVPVPPNRENNIRNGFQVPLAITPRVAWDTVTHPHWLFGTWSRTVMNHGMPHFENMDAQRGPPVMAKNLMRNIGHRDQLAWKHVELIRRRWKGKLVIKGLVSPADARIARESGVDGLMLSNHGGRQLDYTMSGLRTLPEIAAEAKGMTIMVDGGIRRGTDVIKALALGAHFVWIGRPFLYAAIAGGEAGVTRAITLLQAEIDRDLALLGIRKLSEITPDLVRKF, encoded by the coding sequence CGTCGGAGAATTCCGAAATTTCTCTACGGCTATATTTCCGGCGGCGCCGAGACCGACGCCGCGGTGCGCGACAACCGCAAGGCGTTCGACGAATACGGTTTTGTGCCGCGCGTGCTCAACGACGTCTCCGGCCGCGACCAGACCGCGACCTTGTTCGGCAAGAGCTACGCCTCGCCGTTCGGCATTCCGCCGATGGGCTCCTCGGCGCTGTGCGCCTATCGCGGCGACATCGTGCTGGCGAAGGCCGCGCGTGAAACAAACGTGCCGATGATTCTCAGCGCCTCGTCGCTGATCACACTGGAAGACGTCCGCCGCGCCAATCAGGATGCGTGGTACCAGGCCTATCTCGCCGGCGTGCCGGAACGGATCGAGCCGCTGGTCGACCGGGTCGCGGCGGCCGGCTACGACACCTTCGTCGTCACCGCCGACGTGCCGGTGCCGCCGAACCGCGAGAACAACATCCGCAACGGCTTTCAGGTACCGCTGGCGATCACACCACGCGTCGCCTGGGATACCGTGACGCATCCGCATTGGCTGTTCGGTACCTGGTCGCGCACCGTGATGAACCACGGCATGCCGCATTTCGAGAACATGGACGCGCAGCGCGGCCCGCCGGTGATGGCGAAGAACCTGATGCGCAATATCGGCCATCGCGACCAGCTCGCCTGGAAACATGTCGAGTTGATCCGCCGCCGCTGGAAAGGCAAGCTGGTGATCAAGGGCCTGGTCTCGCCCGCCGACGCCAGAATCGCGCGCGAGAGCGGCGTCGACGGCCTGATGCTCTCCAACCATGGCGGCCGCCAGCTCGACTACACGATGTCGGGGCTGCGCACCTTGCCGGAGATCGCGGCCGAAGCCAAAGGCATGACCATTATGGTCGACGGCGGCATCCGCCGCGGCACCGACGTCATCAAGGCGCTCGCGCTCGGCGCCCATTTCGTCTGGATCGGACGCCCCTTCCTCTATGCCGCGATCGCCGGCGGCGAGGCCGGCGTCACCCGCGCGATCACGCTGCTGCAGGCCGAGATCGATCGCGACCTCGCTTTGCTGGGGATACGCAAGCTCAGCGAGATCACGCCGGACCTGGTGAGGAAGTTTTGA
- a CDS encoding DMT family transporter, with protein MSQPAPSAPPLDPVRWLNNQPYILLTLTSLFWAGNIVLARHVAGHVPPLTLSCLRWFGTFLILLPFAWPHLKRDWPVLRAHLPLLLLLSVLGFAYNNAISFWAMQYTEALNALLIQSAGPLFVAVWTLLLFGVRLTGAQLAGIAISLIGVLTIILRGDWSALAGISFNRGDLMFGSSLVAFGLYSALLQRRPVTHPLSLISFTTCCGAMMLVPFSIWEFSTGVTLKLDSISMATLAYAIVFPSTLAYLFFNRGLALIGPNRAAPFFHLVPVFGSAMAILLLGEQLRLFHLTGYALVLAGVVIASRRASAKA; from the coding sequence ATGTCCCAGCCCGCACCTTCAGCGCCGCCCCTCGATCCGGTCCGGTGGCTCAACAACCAGCCCTATATTCTGCTGACCCTGACCTCGCTGTTCTGGGCCGGCAATATCGTGCTGGCGCGTCACGTCGCCGGCCACGTGCCGCCGCTGACGCTGTCCTGCCTGCGCTGGTTCGGGACGTTCCTGATCCTGCTGCCGTTCGCCTGGCCGCATCTGAAGCGCGACTGGCCGGTGCTGCGCGCACATCTGCCCCTGCTGTTGTTACTGTCGGTGCTCGGCTTTGCCTACAACAACGCCATCTCGTTCTGGGCCATGCAATATACCGAGGCGCTGAATGCGCTGCTGATCCAGTCGGCCGGCCCGCTGTTCGTGGCGGTGTGGACGCTGCTGCTGTTCGGTGTGCGGCTGACCGGCGCGCAACTCGCCGGGATCGCGATCTCGCTGATCGGCGTGCTCACCATCATCCTGCGCGGCGACTGGAGTGCGCTCGCCGGCATCAGTTTCAACCGGGGCGACCTGATGTTCGGCAGTTCGCTGGTCGCGTTCGGGCTGTATTCGGCGCTGCTGCAGCGCCGGCCGGTGACGCATCCGCTGTCGCTGATTTCGTTCACCACCTGCTGTGGCGCGATGATGCTGGTGCCGTTCTCGATCTGGGAGTTTTCAACCGGCGTGACGCTGAAACTCGATTCGATTTCGATGGCGACGCTGGCTTACGCCATCGTGTTTCCGTCGACGCTGGCCTACCTGTTCTTCAACCGCGGCCTCGCGCTGATCGGGCCCAATCGTGCGGCGCCGTTCTTCCATCTGGTGCCGGTGTTTGGCTCGGCGATGGCGATCCTGTTGCTCGGCGAACAGTTGCGGCTGTTTCACCTGACCGGCTACGCGCTGGTGCTGGCCGGCGTCGTGATCGCCTCAAGGCGGGCCTCGGCGAAGGCGTAG
- a CDS encoding methyl-accepting chemotaxis protein, protein MKLTNMKITPKLGILVGVTLLGLCTAGALAGYLMQREMFNARLDQTKAIVDMGLNLAAGLKKQVDAGEMTKEAALKELGKRANSLTYDKGAGYLFGTAYNGITVLAPDPKQVGTNRMDVVTNGRKLSVELMDGVKANGSILLFYEYVKPGEEKPIRKMGYAVAVPGFDMYLGTGAYLDDLDAKMKPIAWLLGLAILGIGLISGSIAWMIGRSISKPLGELGARMEALADGKLDGAIPGLGRGDEVGAMAATVQIFKDNAVRIRGLEEAEAATQARAAADRRAAMENIAGDFERSVNGIVRSVSTAAAGMQTTAQSMTATASDASSRAATVSAASESSSNNVGTVAAAAEELSSSVTEISRQVARSSEIASKAVGDAERTNATVGALSTGAEKIGEVVKLIHSIAAQTNLLALNATIEAARAGESGRGFAVVASEVKALANQTAKATEEISAQVAAMQASTSEAVTSIGGITETIAQMSEITVSISTAIDQQGDATREIARNIQSVAAGSSEINANIGGVTTAAAATGKAASEVLSNARELDNQSGMLRSAVDEFLAKVRVA, encoded by the coding sequence GTGAAGCTGACAAATATGAAGATCACCCCCAAACTCGGTATTTTGGTGGGTGTGACCCTGCTCGGCCTCTGCACCGCCGGCGCCCTCGCGGGCTATTTGATGCAGCGCGAGATGTTCAACGCGCGTCTCGACCAGACCAAGGCGATCGTCGACATGGGCCTCAATCTGGCGGCCGGCCTCAAGAAGCAGGTCGATGCCGGCGAAATGACCAAGGAGGCCGCGCTGAAGGAATTAGGCAAGCGGGCCAACTCCCTGACCTACGACAAGGGCGCGGGCTACCTGTTCGGCACCGCCTATAACGGCATCACGGTGCTGGCGCCCGATCCCAAGCAGGTCGGCACCAACCGCATGGACGTCGTGACCAACGGCCGCAAACTGTCCGTGGAACTGATGGACGGCGTCAAGGCCAACGGCTCGATCCTGCTGTTTTATGAATATGTGAAGCCCGGCGAGGAAAAGCCGATCCGCAAGATGGGCTACGCGGTCGCCGTTCCCGGCTTCGACATGTACCTCGGCACCGGCGCCTATCTCGACGACCTCGACGCCAAGATGAAGCCGATCGCGTGGCTGCTCGGGCTCGCTATTCTCGGTATTGGCCTGATTTCGGGCAGCATCGCCTGGATGATCGGCCGCAGCATCAGTAAGCCGCTCGGCGAACTCGGCGCGCGCATGGAGGCGCTGGCCGACGGCAAGCTCGACGGCGCGATTCCCGGCCTCGGCCGTGGCGACGAAGTCGGTGCGATGGCTGCGACCGTGCAGATCTTCAAGGACAACGCGGTGCGCATCCGCGGGCTCGAAGAGGCCGAGGCAGCGACCCAGGCCCGCGCCGCGGCCGATCGTCGCGCTGCGATGGAGAACATTGCTGGCGATTTCGAACGCAGCGTCAACGGCATCGTCCGCTCGGTATCGACGGCCGCCGCCGGCATGCAGACCACGGCGCAGTCGATGACGGCGACCGCGAGCGATGCCAGTTCGCGCGCCGCCACGGTCAGCGCCGCGTCGGAAAGCTCGTCGAACAATGTCGGCACGGTTGCCGCCGCCGCGGAAGAACTTTCCAGCTCGGTCACCGAGATTTCCCGCCAGGTGGCGCGCTCCAGCGAGATCGCCAGCAAGGCGGTCGGCGATGCCGAACGTACCAATGCCACCGTCGGCGCGCTCTCGACCGGAGCCGAGAAGATTGGCGAAGTCGTCAAGCTGATCCACTCGATTGCCGCGCAGACCAACCTCTTGGCGCTGAACGCCACCATCGAGGCGGCGCGCGCCGGTGAATCCGGCCGCGGTTTCGCAGTCGTGGCTTCCGAGGTGAAGGCTTTGGCTAATCAGACCGCAAAGGCGACCGAGGAAATCTCGGCGCAGGTCGCGGCGATGCAGGCTTCCACCAGCGAAGCCGTCACCTCGATCGGCGGTATCACCGAAACCATCGCGCAGATGAGCGAGATCACGGTCTCGATCTCGACCGCGATCGATCAGCAGGGCGACGCCACCCGCGAGATCGCCCGCAACATCCAGTCGGTCGCGGCCGGATCGAGCGAGATCAACGCCAACATCGGTGGCGTCACCACGGCGGCCGCAGCCACCGGCAAGGCCGCGTCCGAAGTGCTGTCGAACGCCCGCGAACTCGACAACCAGTCCGGCATGCTGCGCAGCGCGGTCGACGAATTTTTGGCCAAGGTCCGCGTGGCGTAA
- a CDS encoding C-terminal binding protein has translation MPKFRILTPKGASFTVAGSNYDYEKEALDPIGAEIIEAPANEAEFIAAAKTADAIYAKGMPITKTVIDALENCKVITLGSVGVDSVDVKAATARGIPVTNIPDTFIEEVADHAMMLLLAGFRRLVEQDKMVRSGRWAEGRPALLKIPRLMGQTLGFISFGRVARAVAKRAAPFGLRMMAYDPFIQETLISDHGVIPATLSEVLSQSDFLSMHAPARPEVHHMLGEKHFRQMKKSAIFINTGRGATVDEEALIKALQEGWISHAALDVLEKEPPSHNNPMLGMENVTLTAHVASASARFDEARKRRVGYELSLVLQGMWPVSCVNPSVLQNTALRRWQPVSMDRGPNS, from the coding sequence ATGCCGAAATTCAGGATATTGACGCCGAAGGGTGCGAGCTTCACCGTTGCCGGCAGCAATTACGATTATGAAAAGGAGGCGCTCGATCCGATCGGCGCCGAAATCATCGAGGCGCCCGCCAATGAAGCGGAGTTCATTGCCGCCGCCAAAACCGCCGACGCCATCTACGCCAAGGGCATGCCGATCACCAAGACGGTGATCGACGCCCTGGAAAACTGCAAGGTCATCACGCTCGGCAGCGTCGGTGTCGACAGTGTCGACGTCAAGGCCGCGACCGCCCGCGGCATCCCCGTCACCAACATCCCCGATACCTTCATCGAGGAAGTGGCCGATCACGCCATGATGCTGCTGCTTGCGGGCTTCCGTCGGCTGGTCGAGCAGGACAAGATGGTGCGTAGCGGCCGCTGGGCCGAGGGCCGCCCGGCACTGCTGAAGATCCCGCGGCTGATGGGCCAGACGCTCGGCTTCATTTCGTTCGGCCGGGTGGCACGTGCGGTGGCCAAGCGCGCCGCTCCGTTCGGCCTGCGGATGATGGCCTACGACCCCTTCATCCAGGAAACCCTGATTTCCGACCACGGCGTGATCCCGGCGACGCTGTCGGAGGTGCTGTCGCAGTCCGACTTCCTGTCGATGCACGCGCCGGCCCGGCCCGAGGTGCACCACATGCTCGGCGAGAAGCACTTCAGGCAAATGAAGAAGAGCGCGATCTTCATCAACACCGGCCGCGGCGCCACCGTGGACGAGGAAGCGCTGATCAAGGCGCTGCAGGAAGGCTGGATCTCGCATGCCGCGCTCGACGTGCTGGAGAAGGAACCGCCGTCGCACAACAATCCGATGCTGGGCATGGAAAACGTCACGCTGACCGCCCATGTCGCCTCGGCCTCGGCACGTTTCGACGAGGCGCGCAAGCGCCGCGTGGGCTACGAATTGTCACTGGTCCTGCAGGGAATGTGGCCGGTAAGCTGCGTCAATCCGTCGGTGCTGCAGAACACCGCGCTCCGCCGCTGGCAACCCGTCAGCATGGATCGCGGGCCCAACAGCTAA